The genomic interval ATTCAGGCTTACCAGTTCCTATAACATATTTAAATAGTGCATCCCCAGCTATTTTATTGCCAAAATTTTTCTTACCTATAAAACCTGGTGAATCAACAGGTATTACGTTAATGTTGATTATTTCTCTGGCTTTCTTACATATACTTTCTAAATCCTCTCCAATCATTGATGAAACACAGGTAGAATATACAAATATTGCTGATGGTTTATAATCATTATATACAGATATTATTTTATTTACTAATTTATCTTCTGCCCCAAAGATTATATCTAGTTCACTTAAATCAGTTGTAAAACCATAGTTATATAAGGGTTTGTTGTGTGATGTTCTTGTTCCCCTTGTAAAATAATTATGACTGCAACATAAGTTTGGTCCATGTATAATATGAGCACAATC from Deferribacterota bacterium carries:
- a CDS encoding nitrogenase component 1; this translates as MYKVNNELFNEPNCPVNRDKSSKEKTKGCSRPIPGKASGGCAFDGAQIVLLPVADCAHIIHGPNLCCSHNYFTRGTRTSHNKPLYNYGFTTDLSELDIIFGAEDKLVNKIISVYNDYKPSAIFVYSTCVSSMIGEDLESICKKAREIININVIPVDSPGFIGKKNFGNKIAGDALFKYVIGTGKPEYITNRDICIIGEYNIAGELWNILPLFKELNIRVLSKITGDSTYNEITYAHHAKCSVVICSQALLSLARKLKTVY